The following proteins come from a genomic window of Shewanella halifaxensis HAW-EB4:
- the apaG gene encoding Co2+/Mg2+ efflux protein ApaG — translation MSQLTSSVRVDVKTEYIETQSSPDEDKYLFSYTITIHNLGSDDVTLKRRHWCITDSNGRKSEVHGTGVVGETPTIKPNSSYKYTSGTVLETPLGVMEGSYTMVDSNGDEFKAPISAFRLSIPGLLH, via the coding sequence ATGAGTCAATTAACATCGTCTGTTAGAGTCGACGTAAAAACAGAGTATATTGAAACCCAATCCTCTCCAGATGAAGATAAATATCTATTTAGTTACACGATTACCATCCATAATCTCGGTTCTGATGATGTGACACTAAAACGTCGCCATTGGTGTATTACCGACTCAAATGGGCGAAAAAGTGAAGTTCACGGCACGGGCGTAGTAGGCGAAACCCCGACAATCAAACCCAATAGCTCATATAAATATACCAGTGGCACTGTATTAGAAACCCCACTCGGGGTGATGGAAGGCAGCTATACCATGGTCGACAGCAATGGCGATGAGTTTAAAGCCCCAATATCCGCCTTTCGTTTATCAATTCCTGGTTTACTTCATTAA
- the rsmA gene encoding 16S rRNA (adenine(1518)-N(6)/adenine(1519)-N(6))-dimethyltransferase RsmA has protein sequence MSNKVHLGHTARKRFGQNFLTDENVINRIVGAISPDNDHVMVEIGPGLAALTEPVASGIDKLIVVELDKDLVERLQTHPVLKDKLEIHQGDALKFDFNQLVREDKQMKVFGNLPYNISTPLMFHLFEFAQHIENMHFMLQKEVVLRLSASPGTKAYGRLTVMAQYHCQVMPVLEVPPGCFTPPPKVDSAVVRLVPYKNKPWPCKDVDLLRNLTTTAFNMRRKTLRNNLKQLLSDEDFAELGIDATLRPEQIRVDQYVAMANHVFDKK, from the coding sequence ATGAGCAATAAAGTACATTTAGGCCACACGGCCAGAAAACGTTTTGGACAAAACTTCTTAACTGACGAGAATGTGATTAATCGCATTGTCGGTGCTATTTCACCTGATAACGATCATGTAATGGTTGAAATTGGTCCCGGTCTAGCGGCACTAACAGAACCTGTTGCGAGTGGTATCGACAAGCTTATTGTTGTCGAACTCGATAAAGACTTGGTTGAGCGCCTACAAACGCACCCAGTGCTAAAAGACAAACTTGAGATCCACCAAGGTGATGCGCTTAAGTTTGACTTCAATCAACTCGTGCGTGAAGACAAGCAGATGAAGGTGTTTGGTAACCTACCATATAACATCTCTACGCCGCTTATGTTCCATCTGTTTGAGTTTGCTCAGCATATTGAGAACATGCACTTTATGCTGCAAAAAGAGGTCGTCTTGCGACTATCTGCAAGCCCTGGCACTAAGGCTTATGGCCGCCTGACCGTAATGGCTCAATACCATTGTCAAGTCATGCCAGTACTTGAAGTGCCACCTGGATGCTTTACACCACCGCCAAAAGTTGACTCAGCGGTTGTGCGTCTAGTGCCATACAAAAATAAGCCTTGGCCTTGTAAAGATGTCGACCTACTAAGAAACTTAACCACGACCGCATTTAACATGCGTCGTAAGACGCTTAGAAATAACCTTAAGCAGTTATTGTCTGATGAAGACTTTGCCGAGTTGGGTATTGACGCAACACTGAGACCAGAGCAGATCCGTGTCGACCAATACGTTGCTATGGCTAACCATGTTTTCGATAAGAAGTAA
- the pdxA gene encoding 4-hydroxythreonine-4-phosphate dehydrogenase PdxA, with the protein MSTKRIAITPGEPAGIGPDLVIQLAQQAWPAELVVCADPELLKSRAKKLGLSITLRPYQPNQPPKAQEAGTLTIVPFTLEADVHCGKLNEANSAYVVETLRFAGEKNMVGEFDAVVTGPVHKGIINQAGIPFSGHTEFFANQANCQDVVMMLAAPGLQVALVTTHIPLAYVSKAITRDRLHQIVKILHNDLVEKFAIEAPRIYVCGLNPHAGEDGHLGREEIDTIIPALNELRELDMDIVGPLPADTLFQPKYLEDADVVLAMYHDQGLPVLKSRGFGSSVNITLGLPYIRTSVDHGTALELAGTGTADIGSFVCALNKAIDLAAKN; encoded by the coding sequence TTGTCAACTAAACGAATTGCCATCACGCCGGGTGAACCGGCGGGGATAGGCCCCGATTTAGTGATACAACTAGCTCAGCAGGCTTGGCCTGCTGAGCTAGTCGTTTGTGCTGATCCTGAATTGCTCAAGTCTCGAGCCAAGAAGCTTGGGCTATCGATTACGCTACGCCCATACCAACCTAACCAGCCGCCTAAGGCGCAAGAGGCAGGTACACTAACTATCGTGCCTTTTACCCTTGAGGCCGACGTGCATTGTGGGAAATTGAACGAAGCCAATAGTGCCTACGTTGTTGAAACCCTAAGATTTGCGGGTGAAAAGAACATGGTTGGTGAGTTTGATGCTGTAGTGACGGGCCCCGTCCATAAAGGCATCATTAATCAGGCGGGTATTCCGTTTAGTGGACATACTGAGTTCTTTGCAAACCAAGCAAATTGTCAGGATGTGGTGATGATGCTGGCAGCCCCTGGTTTACAGGTTGCACTTGTGACAACCCATATTCCATTAGCTTATGTGTCTAAAGCCATTACTCGCGATAGACTGCATCAGATAGTTAAAATTTTACATAACGACTTAGTCGAAAAGTTTGCTATTGAGGCACCGCGGATCTATGTCTGTGGTTTAAATCCTCATGCAGGCGAAGACGGCCATTTAGGCAGAGAAGAGATCGATACGATCATCCCTGCACTCAATGAATTAAGAGAACTCGACATGGATATCGTTGGCCCATTGCCAGCCGATACCCTGTTTCAACCTAAATACCTAGAAGATGCTGACGTTGTACTCGCCATGTACCACGATCAGGGGCTTCCAGTACTAAAATCTAGAGGATTTGGCAGTTCGGTCAATATCACTCTAGGATTACCCTATATAAGAACGTCGGTCGACCACGGTACGGCCCTAGAGCTTGCAGGCACGGGTACTGCTGATATTGGCAGTTTTGTTTGCGCATTAAATAAAGCCATTGATTTGGCTGCAAAGAATTAG
- a CDS encoding symmetrical bis(5'-nucleosyl)-tetraphosphatase: MANYFVGDIQGCFDELTLLLDKVAFNPSKDCLWAVGDLVARGAGSLETLRFFKSLSGSAKVVLGNHDLHLLAIHGKLKRANPKDHLTALLAADDINNIIDWLRLQPLYQDWPEKRLIMTHAGVPPNWDLTTLRNEADLVSQALKSENYLQDLISEMYTNSVDEFHTGLTALEKQIYCINALTRMRYLKADGRLDFDCKSPLHDRDNDALVPWFIQASKLPDDYTVVFGHWAAIMGQTHLANRQALDTGCCWGEHLTLWHLESNQKIIQSKLKDVNRS; this comes from the coding sequence ATGGCGAACTATTTTGTAGGTGATATCCAAGGCTGCTTTGATGAATTAACTCTGCTTCTCGATAAAGTCGCTTTTAATCCATCGAAGGACTGTTTATGGGCCGTTGGCGATCTCGTAGCTCGTGGCGCAGGCTCTCTTGAGACACTCCGTTTTTTCAAATCTTTGTCTGGTTCGGCCAAAGTCGTACTAGGTAATCATGATCTTCACTTGCTGGCCATTCACGGAAAATTGAAGCGGGCCAATCCAAAAGATCATTTAACCGCCCTTCTCGCCGCGGATGATATAAATAATATTATCGACTGGCTAAGGCTGCAGCCTCTCTATCAAGATTGGCCTGAAAAAAGGCTTATCATGACTCACGCTGGAGTGCCGCCTAACTGGGACTTAACCACCCTACGTAATGAGGCTGATCTTGTTAGCCAAGCGCTCAAGTCAGAAAACTACTTACAAGATCTGATCAGCGAGATGTATACCAACTCGGTAGATGAGTTTCATACAGGCCTGACAGCGCTTGAAAAACAGATCTATTGCATTAATGCACTGACCCGCATGCGTTACTTAAAAGCCGATGGACGCTTAGATTTCGACTGTAAGTCCCCACTGCACGATCGTGATAATGACGCACTGGTTCCTTGGTTTATCCAAGCCTCCAAATTACCTGACGACTATACCGTAGTATTTGGCCATTGGGCCGCAATTATGGGACAAACTCACCTAGCTAACCGACAAGCCCTAGATACAGGTTGTTGCTGGGGAGAACACTTGACACTTTGGCATCTTGAGTCGAACCAAAAAATCATTCAAAGCAAATTAAAAGACGTTAACAGAAGTTAA